Proteins encoded within one genomic window of Arachis ipaensis cultivar K30076 chromosome B08, Araip1.1, whole genome shotgun sequence:
- the LOC107613623 gene encoding histone H2A, translating into MDAASKVKKGAGGRKGGGPKKKPVSRSVKAGLQFPVGRIGRYLKKGRYSQRVGTGAPVYLAAVLEYLAAEVLELAGNAARDNKKNRIIPRHVLLAVRNDEELGKLLAGVTIAHGGVLPNINPVLLPKKTAEKAPKETKSPSKATKSPKKA; encoded by the exons ATGGACGCTGCATCGAAAGTGAAGAAGGGTGCCGGTGGCAGGAAGGGAGGCGGCCCAAAGAAGAAGCCAGTTTCACGCTCCGTCAAAGCCGGTCTCCAATTTCCCGTTGGAAGAATCGGACGTTACTTGAAGAAAGGAAGGTACTCTCAACGTGTTGGAACCGGTGCCCCTGTCTACCTTGCTGCCGTATTGGAGTATCTAGCAGCTGAG gtgttggaattggCTGGAAATGCTGCGAGGGACAACAAGAAGAATAGGATTATTCCAAGGCATGTTCTTTTGGCTGTGAGGAACGATGAAGAATTGGGGAAATTGCTTGCTGGTGTTACCATTGCACATGGTGGTGTTCTTCCCAACATTAACCCTGTTTTGTTGCCTAAGAAGACCGCTGAGAAAGCTCCCAAGGAAACAAAGTCACCCTCCAAGGCCACTAAGTCTCCGAAGAAAGCTTGA
- the LOC107612166 gene encoding zinc finger protein ZAT12, whose protein sequence is MKRGREQIEVDNCLTLLSKVGESDKISSVKGKELMIDDGAFKCKTCERSFTSFQALGGHRASHKKPKLMVLGLSCHDHHLRGPNTKPRMHPCPICGVEFSIGQALGGHMRKHRVATAKDDEGDGNDHHNKRLNLCLDLNLTPFENDLIKLGLMRRIPLLSFH, encoded by the coding sequence ATGAAGAGAGGAAGAGAGCAGATAGAGGTGGATAATTGTTTGACGCTACTAAGCAAAGTTGGAGAAAGCGATAAGATTAGTTCAGTGAAGGGTAAAGAGTTAATGATAGATGATGGTGCTTTTAAGTGCAAGACATGCGAAAGAAGCTTCACTTCTTTTCAAGCACTTGGAGGCCATAGAGCGAGCCACAAGAAGCCCAAGCTCATGGTTTTGGGCCTATCATGCCATGATCACCACTTACGGGGACCCAACACTAAGCCCAGGATGCACCCATGCCCGATTTGTGGGGTTGAGTTTTCAATTGGACAAGCCCTTGGAGGACACATGAGAAAGCATAGGGTTGCCACCGCTAAAGATGATGAGGGTGATGGTAATGATCATCATAATAAGAGGTTAAATCTGTGCTTGGATTTGAACTTGACGCCATTTGAGAATGATCTTATTAAGCTCGGCCTCATGaggaggattcctcttctttcatTTCATTGA
- the LOC107613519 gene encoding ras-related protein RABE1c gives MAAPPARARADYDYLIKLLLIGDSGVGKSCILLRFSDGSFTTSFITTIGIDFKIRTIELDGKRIKLQIWDTAGQERFRTITTAYYRGAMGILLVYDVTDESSFNNIRNWIRNIEQHASDNVNKILVGNKADMDESKRAVPTAKGQALADEYGIKFFETSAKTNLNVEEVFFSIARDIKQRLADTDSKAEPSGIKINQQDQAAGAGQAAPKSACCG, from the exons ATGGCTGCTCCACCGGCAAGGGCTCGTGCCGATTACGATTACCTCATAAAGCTTCTCTTGATCGGCGACAGTG GTGTTGGAAAGAGTTGCATTCTTCTGCGTTTCTCAGATGGTTCTTTCACAACTAGTTTCATCACAACCATAGG CATTGATTTTAAGATAAGAACCATTGAGCTGGATGGCAAGCGGATCAAGCTCCAAATTTGGGATACTGCTGGTCAGGAACGGTTCCGAACAATTACAACTG CTTACTATCGTGGTGCTATGGGCATATTGCTAGTCTATGATGTTACAGATGAATCATCATTTAACA ATATCAGGAATTGGATTCGGAATATTGAGCAACATGCTTCAGACAATGTTAACAAAATACTGGTGGGGAACAAAGCTGATATGGATGAAAGCAAAAGG GCTGTGCCTACTGCAAAGGGCCAAGCACTAGCTGATGAGTATGGAATCAAATTCTTTGAGACT AGTGCAAAGACAAATCTAAACGTGGAGGAAGTTTTCTTCTCAATTGCAAGAGATATAAAACAAAGGCTTGCTGACACTGACTCTAAGGCTGAG CCTTCTGGAATCAAAATCAACCAACAAGATCAGGCAGCAGGGGCAGGGCAGGCGGCACCAAAGTCGGCGTGCTGTGGTTGA
- the LOC107614397 gene encoding methyl-CpG-binding domain-containing protein 7 yields the protein MRLGPFGVRQLKCVSERVTATAEHNSMAMATRKSLRKRRNVLAEEEEEDEEKREMEMQIVCFSPRQYQHPFTLPQGWIIERKPRLANPTIVDKYYHEPGTGKKFRSLVAVQRYLLEPQTTEFHVISHHQNTSGTGTEKQRFRSLRNVERCLSGQTASACTDTLKGPPTPTKLAHSLMKSAANQSDCGFTTYRRVMQHKATPEPLRCSFPSMHAEKSDSPNKFGSGKDNRSYIHNLPPPPEKVTWVLSGPGGFWSPSVDDSVVAESEKLKWSEAFVLSIHNKR from the exons ATGAGATTGGGCCCATTTGGTGTGAGGCAGCTAAAATGCGTGAGTGAGAGAGTTACCGCCACGGCAGAGCACAACAGCATGGCGATGGCGACCCGTAAGTCCTTACGGAAAAGGCGGAACGTACtcgcagaagaagaagaagaagatgaagagaagagggAAATGGAAATGCAGATAGTGTGCTTCTCACCACGGCAATATCAACATCCATTCACTCTTCCTCAAGGTTGGATTATCGAGCGAAAGCCCCGTCTCGCTAACCCTACAATAGTTGACAAG TATTACCATGAGCCTGGCACCGGAAAGAAATTCCGTTCCCTCGTCGCTGTCCAGAGATACCTACTCGAACCACAAACAACCGAATTTCACGTCATCTCTCATCATCAAAACACG TCTGGGACTGGCACTGAAAAGCAACGATTCCGTTCCTTGAGAAACGTAGAAAGATGTTTATCAGGTCAAACTGCATCTGCATGTACAGATACGCTCAAGGGGCCACCAACACCAACTAAACTTGCTCAT TCACTGATGAAATCCGCTGCAAATCAAAGTGATTGTGGTTTCACTACTTACCGCAGGGTTATGCAACATAAAGCCACTCCAGAACCATTGAGATGTTCTTTTCCATCTATG CATGCTGAAAAATCTGATTCTCCAAACAAATTTGGTTCGGGGAAGGACAACAGATCTTATATTCATAacttaccaccaccaccagagAAAGTAACCTGGGTTCTTTCTGGTCCTGGCGGCTTCTGGAGCCCTTCAGTGGATGATTCTGTTGTGGCTGAATCTGAGAAGCTGAAATGGTCGGAAGCATTTGTATTATCAATCCATAATAAGAGATAG
- the LOC107613624 gene encoding glycine-rich RNA-binding protein 4, mitochondrial-like, producing MAQRIGTKLFVSRLSFYTTKDQLKNLFSPFGQVTEVNLVMDSRTGRTKGFGFVSYQSENEALKAIKAMNGRIIAGRIIFVEPAKDTR from the exons ATGGCTCAAAGAATAGGGACGAAGTTGTTCGTGAGCA GATTATCGTTTTACACTACCAAAGACCAGTTGAAGAACTTGTTTTCTCCTTTCGGACAAGTTACCGAAG TGAATCTGGTGATGGATTCCAGAACTGGAAGGACCAAAGGATTTGGTTTTGTTTCCTACCAATCTGAAAACGAAGCACTCAAGGCTATCAAAGCCATGAATGGCCGG ATAATTGCAGGAAGGATTATTTTCGTTGAACCAGCTAAAGACACTAGATGA